A stretch of the Notamacropus eugenii isolate mMacEug1 chromosome 2, mMacEug1.pri_v2, whole genome shotgun sequence genome encodes the following:
- the LOC140523551 gene encoding olfactory receptor 2T1-like — MGGYNTTSSTDFTLVGLFSNREISGLLFVIVCAIFFTALMANGIMIFLIYTDLHLHTPMYFLLSHLSFIDMTYISIIVPKMLVDYILDQRTISFVGCTAQHFLYLTLVGAEFFLLGLMAYDRYVAICNPLRYPILMNRRVCLMIIAGSWFGGSLDGFLLTPITMSFPFCDSRKINHFFCEAPAVLKLACADTALYETVMYVCCVLMLLIPFSVVISSYARILTTVHHMSSVEGRKKAFATCSSHMTVVTLFYGAAMYTYMVPHSYHTAAQDKIFSVFYTILTPMLNPLIYSLRNKDVAGAMKRAIGRCKASKRVAGTF; from the coding sequence ATGGGGGGATACAACACAACCTCTTCCACTGACTTCACCCTTGTGGGCCTCTTCAGCAACAGAGAAATCTCAGGCCTCCTTTTTGTGATTGTCTGTGCTATTTTCTTCACGGCCCTGATGGCCAATGGGATCATGATCTTCTTGATCTATACAGACCTCCACCTCCATACACCTATGTACTTCCTGCTCAGTCATCTCTCCTTCATTGACATGACGTATATCTCAATCATTGTGCCCAAGATGCTTGTGGACTACATCCTGGACCAGAGGACCATCTCCTTTGTGGGCTGTACAGCTCAACACTTCCTCTACCTTACTTTAGTGGGGGCTGAATTCTTCCTGTTAGGCCTCATGGCCTATGACCGTTACGTAGCCATTTGTAACCCTCTGCGTTACCCAATCCTAATGAATCGAAGGGTCTGTCTTATGATCATAGCTGGCTCTTGGTTTGGTGGTTCTTTGGATGGCTTTCTACTCACCCCCATCACAATGAGCTTTCCCTTCTGTGATTCCCGAAAGATCAACCATTTCTTCTGTGAAGCACCTGCTGTGCTGAAATTAGCATGTGCTGACACAGCTCTCTATGAGACTGTGATGTATGTGTGCTGTGTACTGATGCTACTTATTCCCTTTTCTGTGGTAATCTCCTCTTATGCCAGGATTCTCACTACTGTACATCATATGAGctcagtggaaggaaggaagaaagccttTGCCACTTGTTCTTCACATATGACAGTAGTGACTTTATTCTATGGTGCAgccatgtatacatacatggtGCCCCATTCATACCACACAGCAGCCCAGGACAAAATTTTCTCTGTATTCTATACTATCCTTACTCCCATGCTCAATCCCCTCATTTATAGCCTGAGAAATAAGGATGTGGCTGGAGCCATGAAAAGGGCAATAGGGAGGTGCAAGGCCTCAAAAAGGGTGGCAGGTACTTTCTAA